The sequence CAGgcccaaagagaagaaaagggccTGATGGCTGAGTGGGGAGAGTCCACTGACAATAACTCCTCCTCTTTCAGTAGCCCAACCCTTCCCAGGAAGAAGCCCGCTGGTGGAATACCAATTCACCAGAGTCCTCAGAGAGCTCCGTCTCCTCCCATTGTCATGGCTGCCATTCCAATATCCCCATCTGATGAGGCCCCTGGCTACCAAAGAGAGGAGGAGCCCATTCAATTGCAGCATGCACTAATTGCAAAGGTGGGTGGTGTGGTGCAGTTCCTGCTCTTCAAGTACAGAATGAAGGAGCTGACCAACAAGGCAGAGATTGTAGAAAATATTATCAAAGATGATGAGCCGCATTACGATAGGATCTTTAATGAGGCCACTGTGGGTTTGAAGATAGTCTTTGGCCTTGATGTGATAGAAGTGGACCCTGTTGTCCATACCTATTCCATTGCCATAGCCCTGGGGATCACCTATGACGGCATGCTTACTGATGTCCAGGGCATGCCTAAGACAGGCCTCCTAATAATTGCCCTAGGTGTCATCTGCATGCATGGCGACCGTGTCCATGAGGACGTGATCTGGCGAGCACTCAATAGGATGGGAGTAACTTCTGTGGAAAATCACTACGTAGCTGGGAATGCCAAGGAGCTTTTCACTGAAAATTTTGTGCAGGAGGGGTATCTGCAATACAGTCTGGTGCCTGACAGTGATCCCCCTCACCACGAGTTCCTGTGGGGCCCAAGGGCCCAGGCTGAAGCCAGAATTATAGATGTCTTAGAGTATTTGGTTTGGGTCAACAGTATGACCTAAGTGATTCCAGCTCCTTCCCATCCCTGTGTTCAGGAAGCTTTGAGAGAACAGGGAATTTTGTTTAGAATTGCCACCACAAATGGCATAGTGCCCTGTCCAACACAAGTTCTAGTGCCACCACCCCTTTACCACTTACAACACTAACTGCTGACTTCAGACACAGTGAAGAGTCTGAGACTTCATGCAGGAAGCTTCTGAATGTGGTGGCACTAGAACTTGGAagtaaataactattttttttggaattatttttttcaaattttgttcctcTTAATTGGAGGATTTCATGGGCTTCGTGTTCTAAGTCTGTAAATGGCATTGATAACACATTGATTACTTTCTGAAGTAGGGTTACACTATATAGCCCTATCTAGGCTGaaattctctatgtagaccaagctggccttgaaatcgcagatatctgcctgcttcttcttcttgAGTATTAAAtattgtgccaccacacctggccatctTTTGTCATTTTATATAACAAAAGCTCCCATCTTATGTTGTGGTCTGTAATAAGATAACTGAGGAATATGAATTTAATTTGAATTGTGGAAGAACCTAGCAATATATCCAATGTTGAGAaattgagaaaaatgaaagaaaatgttaactcatATTTTCCCCTTCAACAAAATCTGTTTCGCCATAAAATTAAGTTACATGTGTAAACTTAAATATACCTGATGTTTTGAAAATGTGTAAGGAATTACATCCTAATAAATTTTTCTGGCGGGAAGCTCCACAGCTTCAGAAGAAGAGAAGCTAACTGACAGATATGTAGTTTGGATGTGGTTAAGTTCAGTGTGTGGTTTTTTATCTGCAAGTTGTTTTAATAAAATCACAATGCAAATAAATAAGGCATTCCACTTACTGTCTGATTCGTTGAGGACCATTGCAAGGTTCTGTGTTCACAGGGGAATTCTGGG is a genomic window of Meriones unguiculatus strain TT.TT164.6M chromosome X unlocalized genomic scaffold, Bangor_MerUng_6.1 ChrX_unordered_Scaffold_30, whole genome shotgun sequence containing:
- the LOC132651520 gene encoding melanoma-associated antigen 10-like, whose translation is MSHGQKRQCFQFQGESQAQREEKGLMAEWGESTDNNSSSFSSPTLPRKKPAGGIPIHQSPQRAPSPPIVMAAIPISPSDEAPGYQREEEPIQLQHALIAKVGGVVQFLLFKYRMKELTNKAEIVENIIKDDEPHYDRIFNEATVGLKIVFGLDVIEVDPVVHTYSIAIALGITYDGMLTDVQGMPKTGLLIIALGVICMHGDRVHEDVIWRALNRMGVTSVENHYVAGNAKELFTENFVQEGYLQYSLVPDSDPPHHEFLWGPRAQAEARIIDVLEYLVWVNSMT